One part of the Pannonibacter sp. XCT-53 genome encodes these proteins:
- the phnH gene encoding phosphonate C-P lyase system protein PhnH codes for MGALPPSSHALITAPLRGAEEIRDNTAFEAILWALSRPGEIRHLPEPGPRTILLALVDRECRVHADDAVIGDLAAWTGATLTPLADADHVFLSLEPGADIARLGALKVGSALYPDDGATVVVEARLGRAEGDGQRLSLSGPGIETTREIAVAGLPAGFFALRDRLCRYPLGFDLFIVDGSDVIGLPRSTRIEVL; via the coding sequence ATGGGTGCCCTGCCCCCCAGTTCCCACGCCCTCATCACCGCGCCCTTGCGCGGCGCGGAGGAGATCCGCGACAACACCGCCTTCGAGGCGATCCTCTGGGCGCTGAGCCGTCCCGGCGAGATCCGCCATCTGCCCGAACCCGGTCCGCGCACCATCCTGCTCGCCCTCGTCGACCGCGAATGCCGCGTCCATGCGGATGATGCGGTCATCGGCGACCTGGCCGCCTGGACCGGCGCGACCCTGACGCCGCTGGCGGACGCCGACCACGTCTTCCTGTCGCTGGAGCCGGGTGCCGACATCGCCCGCCTCGGCGCCCTGAAGGTCGGCTCCGCGCTCTATCCCGACGACGGGGCCACCGTCGTCGTCGAGGCCCGGCTTGGCCGTGCCGAGGGCGACGGCCAGCGCCTCAGCCTGTCGGGTCCGGGCATCGAGACCACCCGCGAGATCGCCGTCGCCGGCCTGCCGGCGGGCTTCTTCGCCCTGCGCGACCGGCTTTGCCGCTATCCGCTCGGCTTTGACCTCTTCATCGTCGATGGCAGCGATGTCATCGGCCTGCCCCGCTCGACCCGGATCGAGGTGCTCTGA
- the phnG gene encoding phosphonate C-P lyase system protein PhnG translates to MTETTPTHEATSGHSAFLTALSHGDADSVKRFAEGLLPQLGAVEVLRSRTGLVMLPFRDTVKGTDFHLGEVLVAEAEVRLTDHDATGYGMVTGRDLEWAMAMALIDAAAAAGLTPTVLDAFVTGLEAANADRDRARLRAVEATRVDMETF, encoded by the coding sequence ATGACTGAGACCACCCCCACCCATGAGGCCACCAGCGGCCACAGCGCCTTTCTCACCGCGCTCTCCCATGGCGATGCGGACAGCGTGAAGCGTTTTGCCGAAGGCCTGCTGCCGCAGCTGGGAGCCGTCGAGGTCCTGCGCAGCCGCACCGGCCTGGTCATGCTGCCGTTCCGCGACACGGTGAAAGGCACCGATTTCCACCTCGGCGAGGTGCTCGTCGCCGAAGCCGAGGTCCGCCTCACCGACCACGACGCCACCGGCTACGGCATGGTCACGGGCCGCGATCTGGAATGGGCCATGGCCATGGCACTGATCGATGCCGCAGCGGCGGCCGGCCTGACGCCCACGGTCCTCGACGCCTTCGTGACCGGCCTGGAGGCGGCCAATGCCGACCGCGACCGGGCGCGCCTGCGCGCCGTCGAGGCCACCCGCGTCGACATGGAAACCTTCTGA
- the phnF gene encoding phosphonate metabolism transcriptional regulator PhnF has protein sequence MARETWQSIRDRLAADILSGVLAPGAQLPTEPELCAEFGAGRHSVRRAIAALAVEGKLRVEQGRGTFVESAPLINYQISRRTRFRQNLLSQGVTPAGEQVTDDVIAAPRRVAEALELPEGAPVHRLMRRGLADGVPISLGVAWHPFDLIPDMAEQRRAGRSVTDIYRAHGITDYLRKSTTIYARRPTLEEARLLKQHPDQPVLVVTKTDATLAGRPIGYSQAIWAADRVQFTFDLPDEAEPRSPDQDD, from the coding sequence ATGGCGCGGGAAACGTGGCAGTCGATCCGGGACCGGCTGGCAGCCGACATCCTCTCCGGCGTGCTGGCACCGGGCGCGCAACTGCCGACCGAGCCGGAGCTTTGCGCCGAATTCGGGGCCGGACGCCATTCGGTTCGCCGCGCCATTGCCGCCCTTGCGGTCGAGGGCAAGCTGCGCGTCGAACAGGGCCGCGGCACCTTCGTCGAAAGCGCGCCTCTCATCAACTACCAGATCAGCCGCCGCACCCGCTTCCGCCAGAACCTCCTGAGCCAGGGCGTGACGCCGGCGGGCGAACAGGTGACCGATGACGTGATCGCCGCGCCGCGCCGCGTGGCGGAGGCGCTGGAGCTGCCCGAGGGCGCGCCGGTGCACCGGCTCATGCGCCGGGGCCTTGCCGACGGCGTGCCGATCAGCCTCGGCGTCGCCTGGCATCCCTTCGACCTCATTCCCGACATGGCCGAGCAGCGCCGCGCCGGCCGCTCCGTCACCGACATCTACCGCGCGCATGGCATCACCGACTACCTGCGCAAGAGCACCACCATCTACGCCCGCCGCCCCACCCTCGAGGAGGCGCGTCTGCTCAAGCAGCACCCTGACCAGCCCGTGCTGGTCGTCACCAAGACCGACGCGACCCTCGCCGGACGGCCGATCGGCTACTCCCAGGCCATCTGGGCCGCCGACCGCGTGCAGTTCACCTTTGATCTTCCCGACGAAGCCGAACCCCGGAGTCCTGACCAGGATGACTGA
- a CDS encoding zinc-dependent alcohol dehydrogenase, which yields MSATPNPATMKAAVVRAFGAPLDVCEVARPVALPGKIVVKVMASGVCHTDLHAADGDWPVKPNPPFIPGHEGVGIVCEVGAGVKGIKEGDRVGMPWLHSACGHCKHCVGGWETLCNEQQNTGYSVNGGFAEYVLADPGYVGHLPAGLEFAPAAPVLCAGVTVYKGLKETDTRPGETVAIIGIGGLGHMAVQYAKAMGLHVVAVDIHDDKLALARNLGADHTINALTTDPVAEMQKLGGAEGVLVTAVSTKSFAQGFGMLARRGTMSLVGLPPGDFPLPIFDTVLNAKTIRGSIVGTRNDLTESLAFAAEGKVRAHYSEDSLDNINAIFDRMRQGAIDGRVVLRMN from the coding sequence ATGTCAGCGACACCCAATCCGGCGACCATGAAGGCCGCCGTCGTGCGGGCCTTCGGCGCCCCGCTTGATGTCTGCGAGGTCGCCCGTCCCGTCGCCCTCCCCGGCAAGATCGTCGTCAAGGTGATGGCCAGCGGCGTCTGCCACACCGACCTTCACGCCGCCGACGGCGACTGGCCGGTGAAACCCAATCCCCCCTTCATTCCCGGCCACGAAGGCGTCGGCATCGTCTGCGAGGTCGGGGCCGGCGTGAAGGGCATCAAGGAAGGCGACCGGGTCGGCATGCCCTGGCTGCACTCCGCCTGCGGCCACTGCAAGCACTGCGTCGGCGGCTGGGAAACCCTCTGCAACGAGCAGCAGAACACCGGCTACAGCGTCAACGGCGGCTTTGCCGAGTATGTGCTGGCTGACCCCGGCTATGTCGGGCATCTGCCGGCCGGGCTCGAGTTCGCGCCCGCCGCGCCCGTGCTCTGCGCCGGCGTGACCGTCTACAAGGGCCTGAAGGAAACCGACACACGCCCGGGCGAGACCGTCGCCATCATCGGCATCGGCGGGCTTGGCCACATGGCCGTGCAATATGCCAAGGCCATGGGCCTGCATGTGGTCGCCGTCGACATCCATGACGACAAGCTGGCCCTTGCCCGCAACCTGGGGGCCGACCACACCATCAACGCCCTGACCACCGACCCGGTTGCCGAGATGCAGAAACTGGGCGGGGCCGAGGGCGTGCTGGTCACGGCCGTCTCGACCAAGTCCTTTGCACAGGGCTTCGGCATGCTGGCCCGGCGCGGCACCATGAGCCTCGTCGGCCTGCCACCCGGGGACTTCCCGCTGCCGATCTTCGACACGGTGCTCAACGCCAAGACCATTCGCGGCTCCATCGTCGGCACGCGCAATGACCTCACCGAAAGCCTCGCCTTCGCGGCCGAGGGCAAGGTCAGGGCGCACTACTCGGAAGACAGCCTCGACAACATCAACGCGATCTTCGACCGCATGCGCCAGGGCGCGATCGACGGCCGTGTGGTGTTGCGCATGAACTGA
- a CDS encoding adenine deaminase C-terminal domain-containing protein, whose product MTDAAAENRTKSWAEVAPRLVAVAAGRAAADLVIRGGRLVNVQSREILDGWQVAIAEGRFAYVGPDASHCIGEGTEIVEAEGRYLIPGLCDGHMHIESGMLTPAEFAAAVAPHGTTTIFHDPHEIANVLGLAGVRMMHDEALLQPINIYTQMPSCAPSAPGLETTGFAVSAADVAEAMAWPGIIGLGEMMNYPGVIHGDPQMLAEMAATMAAGKTVGGHYASPDRGIPFHAYVAGGPADDHEGTAESDAVARVRQGMRSMMRLGSAWYDVESQITAVTQKGLDPRNFILCTDDCHSGTLVHEGHMNRVVRHAIACGCDPVIALQMATINTATHFGLERELGSIAPGRRADVILTSSLTELPIEAVYARGQLVAEHGEMRVACPHYDWPQSARETVRLGKVLAASDFAIAAPKGANAVKAKVIGVVENQAPTRALTAELPVIGGLVEGENGVCQIALVERHQATGKVVNGFVSGFGYQGEMAIASTVAHDSHHMIVVGTSREMMARAANRLGEVGGGVTVWKDGKELALVELPIAGLMSDRPAAEVAAKAAAMVEAMAACGCKLNNAYMQHSLLALVVIPELRISDLGLVDVTRFELTELFEPTA is encoded by the coding sequence GTGACCGATGCCGCCGCCGAGAACCGGACGAAATCCTGGGCCGAGGTTGCCCCGCGCCTTGTCGCGGTTGCGGCGGGTCGGGCGGCGGCGGATCTGGTGATCCGGGGAGGGCGCCTTGTCAATGTGCAGAGCCGCGAGATCCTTGACGGCTGGCAGGTGGCGATTGCCGAGGGGCGCTTTGCCTATGTCGGGCCGGACGCCTCGCATTGCATCGGGGAGGGGACCGAGATCGTCGAGGCCGAGGGGCGCTACCTGATCCCCGGCCTGTGTGACGGCCACATGCACATCGAGAGCGGCATGCTGACGCCGGCAGAGTTCGCCGCCGCCGTCGCCCCGCATGGCACGACGACGATCTTCCATGACCCGCACGAGATTGCCAATGTGCTGGGGCTGGCGGGTGTGCGCATGATGCATGACGAGGCCTTGCTGCAGCCGATCAACATCTACACCCAGATGCCCTCCTGCGCGCCCTCGGCGCCGGGGCTGGAGACGACCGGCTTTGCCGTGTCGGCTGCGGATGTGGCCGAGGCGATGGCCTGGCCCGGGATCATCGGCCTTGGCGAGATGATGAATTATCCCGGCGTCATCCACGGCGATCCGCAGATGCTGGCCGAGATGGCCGCAACCATGGCGGCGGGCAAGACGGTCGGCGGCCACTACGCAAGTCCTGACCGGGGTATCCCGTTCCACGCCTATGTCGCCGGCGGCCCGGCCGATGACCATGAGGGCACGGCGGAGAGCGATGCGGTGGCGCGGGTGCGGCAGGGCATGCGCTCGATGATGCGGCTGGGGTCGGCCTGGTATGACGTGGAAAGCCAGATCACGGCGGTGACGCAGAAGGGGCTCGATCCGCGCAACTTCATCCTGTGCACCGACGACTGCCATTCCGGCACGCTGGTGCATGAGGGGCACATGAACCGGGTGGTGCGCCATGCGATTGCCTGCGGCTGCGACCCGGTGATCGCGCTGCAGATGGCGACGATCAACACGGCGACGCATTTCGGGCTGGAGCGGGAGCTGGGCTCCATCGCGCCGGGCCGCCGCGCCGACGTGATCCTGACCTCGAGCCTCACCGAGCTGCCGATCGAGGCGGTCTATGCGCGGGGGCAACTGGTGGCCGAACACGGCGAGATGCGCGTTGCCTGCCCGCATTACGACTGGCCGCAGTCCGCACGCGAGACGGTGCGCCTTGGCAAGGTGCTGGCCGCGTCCGACTTTGCCATTGCCGCGCCGAAGGGCGCCAATGCGGTCAAGGCCAAGGTGATCGGCGTGGTCGAGAACCAGGCGCCGACCAGGGCGCTGACGGCGGAGCTGCCCGTGATCGGCGGGCTGGTGGAAGGCGAGAACGGCGTCTGCCAGATCGCGCTGGTCGAGCGGCACCAGGCGACCGGCAAGGTGGTGAACGGCTTCGTCTCCGGCTTCGGCTACCAGGGCGAGATGGCCATTGCCTCGACCGTTGCCCATGACAGCCACCACATGATCGTCGTCGGCACCAGCCGCGAGATGATGGCCAGGGCGGCCAATCGCCTTGGTGAGGTCGGCGGCGGCGTGACGGTGTGGAAGGACGGCAAGGAGCTGGCGCTGGTGGAGCTGCCGATTGCGGGACTGATGTCGGACCGGCCGGCCGCCGAGGTGGCGGCGAAGGCGGCGGCGATGGTGGAGGCGATGGCGGCCTGCGGCTGCAAGCTCAACAACGCCTACATGCAGCATTCGCTGCTGGCGCTGGTGGTGATCCCGGAGCTCCGGATTTCGGATCTGGGCCTGGTCGATGTGACCCGCTTTGAACTGACCGAGCTGTTCGAGCCGACCGCCTGA
- a CDS encoding glycosyltransferase, with product MSVIIPCYNAARTIGTTLRSIADQTLLPVEVICVDDCSRDDTVEVIRAFAATCPAPEIILHRMPQNGGPSLARNAGWSMARGDHVAFLDSDDIWHPRKLEIQMRVMQETGSFGSSHARKVDLSLSPPPAVEVPAPQPLSFTGLLYWSRIITSSVVLRNSPDYRFPEDMRYSEDFKLWCRILADGHRFMLIDVPLSGIVGGHDAAPGLSAAVLKMERGKLAVFRGLHREGRISWPRLASVIAFSNLKFVIRRIQGLF from the coding sequence GTGAGCGTCATCATCCCGTGCTACAACGCTGCCCGCACCATCGGCACCACGCTGCGCTCCATTGCCGACCAGACGCTGCTGCCGGTCGAGGTCATCTGCGTCGATGACTGCAGCCGCGACGACACGGTCGAGGTGATCCGGGCCTTCGCCGCCACCTGTCCTGCACCCGAGATCATCCTGCACCGCATGCCGCAGAACGGCGGGCCAAGCCTTGCCCGCAATGCCGGCTGGTCGATGGCACGCGGCGATCACGTCGCCTTCCTCGATTCGGACGACATCTGGCACCCGCGCAAGCTGGAGATCCAGATGCGCGTCATGCAGGAAACCGGCAGCTTCGGGTCCTCGCATGCCCGCAAGGTCGACCTCAGCCTGTCGCCGCCCCCGGCTGTCGAGGTGCCGGCGCCGCAGCCGTTGAGCTTCACCGGCCTGCTCTACTGGAGCCGGATCATCACCTCCTCGGTGGTGCTGCGCAACAGCCCCGACTACCGCTTTCCCGAAGACATGCGCTACAGCGAGGACTTCAAGCTGTGGTGCCGCATCCTCGCCGACGGCCATCGTTTCATGCTGATCGACGTGCCGCTGTCGGGCATCGTCGGCGGCCATGACGCCGCCCCCGGCCTCAGTGCCGCCGTGCTGAAGATGGAACGCGGCAAGCTTGCGGTGTTCCGCGGGCTGCACCGCGAGGGCCGGATCTCCTGGCCGCGCCTGGCCAGTGTCATCGCCTTTTCCAACCTGAAATTCGTGATCCGTCGCATCCAGGGCCTGTTCTAG
- a CDS encoding oligosaccharide flippase family protein, producing the protein MVLTQAAPFLKLGAATGGAALLAFVTQTVLARQLGPDDYGRFSAGLSLVTIMAPLACFGIGSFWLSVFGKEGWQAERWLGASLRYVRASALAVLALLAAWALAGPHDQATTVVILALMVFVLAQILMELVGVLYQLEEDYTAFALWQVLPHVFRLGLLGGLLALLPATAGLAAALLAFGLGSLAIVLLGALRLRARLGGRLALKGHGPRPSASCASGMAPASLGDVLGASLPFGLVGFAYLLYTQLNVVLVKYLGSDAGAAYYNIAFMVMNAFLLVPNMAFEKVLVPRIHRWYHQDRAQLVTVLKGATLLVLILSAAGIVLLTLAGDLVGRFFFGAEGQPLAAALMILMWSLPLRSLSLCFGSVLFVGAFIRLRLWFVLAAIAVDVALAVALIPGQGAVGAAIAMVAAESVMCILFFLGMLRALRHGERAT; encoded by the coding sequence ATGGTTCTCACCCAGGCGGCTCCCTTCCTGAAGCTCGGGGCGGCCACGGGCGGGGCGGCCCTGCTTGCCTTCGTCACCCAGACCGTGCTCGCACGGCAGCTCGGGCCCGACGATTATGGCCGCTTCTCCGCCGGCCTCAGCCTTGTCACGATCATGGCCCCGCTCGCCTGCTTCGGCATCGGCAGCTTCTGGCTCTCCGTCTTCGGCAAGGAGGGCTGGCAGGCGGAGCGGTGGCTCGGCGCGTCGCTGCGCTATGTCCGGGCGTCGGCGCTGGCGGTGCTTGCCCTGCTGGCCGCCTGGGCGCTTGCGGGACCGCATGACCAGGCCACGACCGTGGTCATCCTGGCGCTGATGGTCTTCGTCCTGGCGCAGATCCTCATGGAACTGGTCGGGGTCCTGTACCAGCTGGAGGAGGACTACACGGCCTTCGCGCTGTGGCAGGTGCTGCCGCATGTGTTCAGGCTGGGGCTGCTCGGCGGTCTGCTCGCCCTGCTGCCGGCGACGGCCGGCCTCGCGGCGGCCCTGCTCGCCTTCGGTCTCGGGTCGCTGGCCATCGTTTTGCTCGGCGCGCTGCGGCTCAGGGCAAGGCTCGGCGGCCGGCTTGCGCTCAAGGGACACGGCCCCCGCCCCTCCGCCAGCTGCGCCTCCGGCATGGCCCCGGCGAGCCTTGGCGACGTGCTCGGCGCCTCCCTGCCCTTCGGCCTCGTCGGCTTTGCCTATCTGCTCTACACCCAGCTCAACGTGGTGCTGGTGAAATATCTCGGCAGCGACGCGGGCGCGGCCTACTACAACATCGCCTTCATGGTCATGAACGCCTTCCTGCTCGTGCCCAACATGGCCTTCGAGAAGGTGCTCGTGCCGCGCATCCACCGCTGGTACCACCAGGACCGGGCGCAGCTCGTCACCGTGCTGAAGGGGGCCACCCTGCTGGTCCTCATCCTGTCGGCGGCCGGCATCGTGCTGCTGACGCTGGCGGGCGATCTCGTCGGGCGCTTCTTCTTCGGGGCCGAGGGTCAGCCTCTGGCTGCGGCGCTGATGATCCTCATGTGGTCGCTGCCGCTGCGCTCCCTCAGCCTGTGTTTCGGTTCGGTCCTGTTCGTCGGCGCCTTCATCCGGCTGCGGCTCTGGTTCGTGCTGGCAGCCATCGCGGTCGATGTGGCGCTGGCGGTCGCCCTCATTCCCGGTCAGGGCGCGGTCGGCGCGGCAATCGCCATGGTGGCGGCCGAATCTGTTATGTGCATCCTGTTTTTCCTCGGCATGCTCCGGGCACTCAGACATGGGGAACGCGCGACGTGA
- a CDS encoding MbnP family copper-binding protein produces the protein MKLHLVAALAVLSSTPALADMRVSIPFAAEIGGKAFSCSETYAGLGSTGAEVKAVDFRLFVSNAALVRKDGTLQPITLDQDGQWQTGSTALIDFEDASGGCTNGTKALNTTLRGIVPAGEYQGLSFTVGVPFEINHGDPTLAPAPLNTTAMFWNWQGGYKFVRIDMVPTDRKEDGPKGWFLHLGSTQCDAASKTESPKACKNGNRIDVQLDSFRPDGSTVVIDPAPVVAGADLRVNAPETSPGCMAFPKDPDCMTVMTKLGLPYMDVAAGPQALVSLR, from the coding sequence ATGAAACTGCATCTTGTTGCGGCGCTTGCCGTCCTGTCGTCCACGCCGGCGCTCGCCGACATGCGCGTGTCCATTCCCTTTGCGGCCGAAATCGGCGGCAAGGCCTTTTCCTGCTCCGAGACCTACGCCGGCCTTGGCAGCACCGGCGCCGAGGTGAAGGCGGTCGACTTCCGCCTTTTCGTCTCCAACGCCGCTCTGGTGCGCAAGGACGGCACGCTGCAGCCGATCACGCTGGACCAGGACGGCCAGTGGCAGACCGGCAGCACCGCGCTCATCGACTTCGAGGACGCCAGCGGCGGCTGCACCAACGGCACCAAGGCGCTCAACACCACCTTGCGCGGCATCGTACCGGCCGGCGAGTACCAGGGGCTGAGCTTCACGGTGGGCGTGCCCTTCGAGATCAACCATGGGGATCCGACCCTGGCGCCGGCACCGCTCAACACCACGGCGATGTTCTGGAACTGGCAGGGCGGCTACAAGTTCGTTCGCATCGACATGGTTCCGACCGACCGCAAGGAAGATGGCCCCAAGGGCTGGTTCCTGCATCTCGGCTCGACCCAGTGCGACGCGGCCTCGAAGACCGAATCGCCCAAGGCTTGCAAGAACGGCAACCGCATCGACGTGCAACTCGACAGCTTCCGCCCGGACGGCAGCACCGTGGTGATCGACCCGGCTCCGGTGGTGGCAGGGGCGGACCTGCGGGTGAATGCGCCGGAGACCTCGCCCGGCTGCATGGCCTTCCCGAAGGATCCGGACTGCATGACCGTGATGACCAAGCTGGGGCTGCCCTACATGGACGTGGCGGCCGGTCCCCAGGCGCTTGTCTCCCTGCGCTGA
- a CDS encoding methanobactin export MATE transporter MbnM, whose amino-acid sequence MRRLLQTAAASVWLAVAVHPAAAETFVWPLPAWMPPPVVPGDNAMTAAKVDLGRHLFYDARLSADGTVACVSCHVQERAFTDGRPTSVGIDGTTGHLNAPSLANAAYLPVLTWANPHMTTLEFQALVPLFGEAPVEMGGAGREVEIFARLAADPYYATAFAAAFPERPQPDLFTVTRALAAFQRSIVSVASPYDRFKYGGQSDALSEAAQRGEQLFFDHRLECYHCHSGIHFTNNLKTIRTSTGGGEAGYHNTGLHDPYPDAAPGLIEITGREADAGRFRTPSLRNVALTAPYMHDGSIPDLRGVLEHYARGGRAGSHPQKDGMIVGFEVSPREVDDLIAFLESLKDETLIHNPALADPWPEDHPARARRVMP is encoded by the coding sequence ATGCGCCGGCTGTTGCAGACGGCGGCGGCGAGTGTCTGGCTGGCTGTGGCGGTGCATCCCGCCGCAGCCGAGACCTTCGTCTGGCCCTTGCCCGCCTGGATGCCGCCCCCCGTCGTGCCGGGCGACAACGCCATGACGGCGGCCAAGGTGGATCTCGGCCGTCATCTCTTCTATGACGCGCGCCTGTCCGCTGACGGAACGGTCGCCTGCGTCTCCTGCCATGTCCAGGAGCGCGCCTTCACCGATGGTCGTCCGACCAGCGTCGGCATCGACGGGACAACGGGGCATCTCAATGCGCCGAGCCTCGCCAATGCCGCCTACCTGCCGGTGCTGACCTGGGCCAATCCGCACATGACCACGCTGGAGTTCCAGGCGCTGGTGCCGCTGTTCGGCGAGGCTCCGGTGGAGATGGGCGGAGCCGGGCGTGAGGTCGAGATCTTTGCCCGTCTGGCGGCGGACCCCTACTACGCCACAGCCTTTGCCGCGGCGTTTCCGGAGCGGCCGCAGCCGGATCTCTTCACGGTCACCCGGGCACTGGCTGCGTTCCAGCGCTCGATCGTCTCCGTGGCAAGCCCCTACGACCGGTTCAAGTATGGCGGGCAGAGCGATGCCCTGTCCGAGGCGGCGCAGCGCGGCGAGCAGCTCTTCTTCGACCATCGCCTTGAGTGCTATCATTGTCACTCGGGCATCCACTTCACCAACAATCTCAAGACCATCCGGACCAGCACAGGTGGCGGGGAGGCGGGCTACCACAACACCGGCCTTCATGACCCCTATCCTGATGCGGCGCCCGGACTGATCGAGATCACGGGTCGGGAGGCAGATGCCGGCCGCTTCCGGACGCCGAGCCTGCGCAACGTCGCGCTGACGGCGCCCTACATGCACGACGGCTCGATCCCCGACCTCAGGGGCGTGCTGGAGCACTATGCCCGTGGCGGTCGTGCCGGCAGCCATCCGCAGAAGGACGGCATGATCGTGGGGTTCGAGGTCAGCCCCCGGGAGGTCGACGACCTCATCGCCTTCCTCGAAAGCCTGAAGGACGAAACCCTGATCCACAACCCGGCGCTTGCCGATCCCTGGCCGGAAGACCATCCGGCCCGCGCCAGACGGGTGATGCCGTGA
- a CDS encoding copper chaperone PCu(A)C: protein MSARPHKRLGGSTLRARLMLLAVCAILLAPARALAHDYLHGDLQVIHPAIPALAAPGGPWPVHMVIANDGAVADRLLAIETEFGPVRLRRPNATGGSDALAWLALPPGETVVLTTGETEGWIAEVPRALIVGEQVSGTLVFERAGRLPMVFLIDPAPETAALPVAIAREDAGAPDAGTQRDPGEDIVAIAAALSRATSGDARAVAPVVLQGDVALAGFRTGEATALAFLRFVPDAGWHVVLWSNDSLLLPASLIGLGVSRPAAERLISEARARIDAAGGAFAAALGRFPGTAYPSTPD from the coding sequence GTGAGCGCGCGACCGCACAAGCGCCTCGGCGGATCGACCTTGCGCGCGCGGCTGATGCTGCTGGCGGTTTGTGCCATTCTTCTGGCACCTGCGCGCGCGCTGGCGCATGACTATCTCCATGGCGACCTGCAGGTGATCCATCCTGCCATCCCGGCCCTGGCTGCGCCGGGCGGGCCCTGGCCGGTGCACATGGTGATCGCGAACGATGGCGCAGTCGCCGACCGGCTGTTGGCGATCGAGACCGAGTTCGGACCCGTGCGGTTGCGCCGTCCCAACGCCACTGGTGGCAGCGATGCGCTTGCCTGGCTGGCGCTGCCGCCGGGCGAAACTGTCGTGCTGACAACAGGCGAAACGGAGGGATGGATCGCCGAGGTGCCGCGTGCGCTGATCGTGGGGGAACAGGTGTCGGGAACGCTGGTCTTCGAGCGGGCCGGGCGGCTGCCAATGGTCTTCCTGATCGACCCGGCGCCCGAGACGGCTGCGCTGCCTGTCGCGATCGCCCGGGAGGATGCGGGCGCGCCCGACGCCGGTACGCAGCGCGACCCGGGGGAAGATATCGTTGCCATAGCGGCGGCGCTGTCGCGGGCGACCTCCGGTGACGCGCGGGCCGTCGCCCCCGTGGTGCTGCAGGGCGACGTGGCGCTGGCGGGCTTCCGCACGGGCGAGGCAACCGCGCTCGCCTTCCTGCGCTTTGTCCCCGACGCAGGTTGGCACGTGGTGCTGTGGTCGAACGACAGCCTGCTGCTGCCGGCGAGCCTCATCGGGCTCGGGGTCTCGCGGCCGGCGGCAGAACGGCTCATCAGCGAGGCGAGGGCTCGCATTGACGCCGCAGGAGGCGCCTTTGCCGCCGCGCTTGGCCGCTTCCCCGGCACGGCCTATCCGTCGACCCCTGACTGA
- a CDS encoding antibiotic biosynthesis monooxygenase — MLIQMVSINVKPGHVEEFIDAFRINYEGTRKEPGNLRFDVLRDPDDETRFVIYEVFTSAEALDDHRKTEHYRECVRRIDPILTGPRTKTYFNVEMADFLTTG; from the coding sequence ATGCTCATCCAGATGGTCTCCATCAACGTCAAGCCCGGCCATGTCGAGGAATTCATCGACGCTTTCCGCATCAATTATGAAGGCACCCGCAAGGAACCCGGCAACCTGCGCTTCGATGTGCTGCGCGACCCGGACGACGAGACCCGGTTCGTCATCTACGAGGTTTTCACATCGGCCGAAGCGCTCGACGACCACCGCAAGACCGAGCATTACCGCGAGTGCGTCCGCCGGATCGACCCGATCCTGACCGGCCCGCGCACCAAGACCTATTTCAACGTCGAGATGGCCGATTTCCTGACGACCGGCTGA